The nucleotide window CCGGCTCCCGCGTCTGCTCCGCGAGGCGGGCCTGCGCGGTGTGGAGGCCGGCGCCTACTTCCCCGTGGCCTCGCCCGCCTGCGCCGCCCTGGAGTCCACCATGATCCGCGGCCTCCGCGCCCAACTCGTCTCCGCGGGCCTTGCCACGGACGAGGAGATCGACCGCCACCTGACGAACGTGGCCTCCGGCACGATGGACGTGACCACGGTGCCACTGATCTCGGCCTGGGGGCGCAAGGCGTAGGAATGAGCAGGAGTGGACGGCGCCGAGGTGCAAGCGCGGGAGCGAGGGTTGGGCAACGGGGCGACAAGGCTCCGCGTGCCAGGGGCGAGCCGGGAGCCGGGAGCCGGCGGGCGAGCGCGGCAGGGCCGGAGCTGCCCAGGGCGTTTGGGCAGATTGCCGCCCCATCGCTCCACCGCCCCCCAGCACCCGCCCCCAGCACCCGGCCGTTCAGCTGCCCGGTGCCCCAGCCCTCACCCTCCCAGCCTCACCCCCGGTCCTCACCCCCGAGCCGGCGGCCTCCCGCCCACTTTCTCCACCGCCGACGCCCCCGCCCTGCACCCTTCCGCCGCGGCTTCCTCGGCCTCCGCGCCCGCGAGCAGCGCGGCGAGGAACGCGCCGGTGAAGGCGTCGCCCGCGCCGGTGGTGTCGCGGGGCGTGGCGGGGGCCGCCGGGACCCGCGCCCGGACGGCTCCCGCGCGGGCGATCAGCGCCCCGTCGGCCCCCAGCTTGGCGACGACCAGCGGAACGTGACGGCTCAACTTGGCCGCCGCGTCGTCCGGATCGGGCAGCCCGGTCAGGAGACACGCCTCGTCGAGGCTGGGCAGCAGGACGTCGACACCCTCGGCGAGTTCGAGGAAACGGTCCACGCCCAGCCCCGTCAGGAACCCCGCCGACGCGGGATCCACGCTCACCGGAACTCCACGCGCGCGTGCCGACTCCAGGGCCACCGCGACCAGCGCCCGACTCGGCTCCGAGAAGAACAGGTACCCCGACAGATGCAGCCGCGCGACGCCGTCGAGCAGCGTCGGTGACCAGTCGTCCGGGTCGAGCCGCAGCGAGGCACCGCTGTCGGTGAGGAACGTGCGTTCGCCCGCGTCCCCCGTGTCCACCAGGCAGATGACCGTCCCGGTCGCCGCCTCCGGATCGACGACCAGATGGGGCCGTACACCGGAAGCCCGCAACTCCCGCTCGTGCCAGGCGGCCGCGTCCGTACCGACTCGACCGAGCAGTCGTACGTCCGCGCAGCCCGAGTGAGCCGCCCAGCAGGCCACGTTGGCGCCCGCCCCGCCCGGCAGTGTCCGGATGGCGGCGGCCGTGTCGGTGCCCGGTGCGAGCGGACCGCGGTGCCGGGCGACGACATCCGTGACGATGTCCCCCACGACGAGCAACGCCCCGCCCGCCCTTCCCGCGGGCCCGCTCACCTCGGCCTCGGGCCCGCCCGCAGCACCGCGGGCCGCGCTGCTCACACCGTGGCCCAGGCGCCCGCGATCCGCGCCGCGAGCCGCACGTTCCCCCGTACGGCAGCCAGATTGGCGCTCAGGGAGGCGCCGTCGGTGTGCCGCACCAGATAGTCCAGCAGGAACGGGGTGACAGCCTGTCCCGTGACGCCCTCCGTCTCGCACGCCGCCAGCGCATCGGCGAGCACGCGCGCGTGGAGCTCGGGATCGAGCTGCTCCTCCTCGGGTACGGGGTTGGCGACGATCAGCGCGGACTCCGGCACGTCGAGCGCGTCCTGGGCCCGCATGACCTCCGCGACCGCGCCCGGCGAGTCCAGCGCCCACTCCACCGGATAGCCCGAGTCGGACAGATAGAAGCCGGGGAACCGCTCGGTGCCGTACCCCGCGACGGCGACGCCCAGTGTCTCCAGACGCTGCAGGGTCGCCGGCACGTCCAGGATCGACTTCACACCCGCGCACACCACAGTGATCCGCGTGCGCGCCAGCAGCCCCAGGTCGGCGGACTCGTCCTGCGTCACCGTCCACTCCCGGTGCACACCGCCCAGCCCACCGGTGGCGAACACCCGTACGCCTGCGAGGGCGGCCAGCAGCGCCGTCGCCGACACAGTGGTGGCGCCGCTCACCCCAGAGGCCACCGCGAGCGGAAGGTCCCGGTGGCCGAGCTTGCGGATCCCGTCCTCGTTGGCGACCCGCTCCAACTGTTCCTTGTCGAGGCCCACATGGGGCTTTCCGTCGAGCACGGCGATCGTCGCCGGTACGGCGCCCTCCTGCCGTACGACGTCCTCCAGCTCCAGCGCCACCTGCAGATTGCGCGGGCGGGGCAGCCCGTGCGCGATGATCGTGGACTCGAGCGCCACCACGGGTCGACGCGCGTCGACCGCCTCCCGCACCTCTTCCGACACCACCAGCACGCGCTTGCCTCCTGTCTGTCGTTCTTCCCCTGATCTCTGGCGGGCGGCACGCCCGGCCAAACCCTTGCGGGTTGTGGTGGACGACACCAACCTGGGGTGCATGACGGACAACACGACCCGCCTCGACCACGTCGTCCTCTGGGTCCGGGACCCGGTCACCGCCGCCGACTTCTACGAGAAGGCCGTCGGCCTTGAGCCCGTCAGGATCCCCGAATTCATCTCGGGCGAGGCACCCTTCCCCTCCGTACGCCTCAACGACGAGACCATTCTCGACCTCATGCCGCTCACCGCCGCGGAGCACATGAAGATGCTCCCCGGCGCCGCCGACAGCTCAGGCCACCCCGTCAACCACGTCTGCCTGGCCCTGCCCGGCGGCGCCTTCGACGAACTGCGCACCCGCCTGACGGAACGGTCCGCTCCCGTCTCCGACCTCTCCTACGACTCCTTCGGCGCGCGTGGGAAGGCGAAGCGCAGCTTCTACTTCCGTGACCCCGACGGCAACGTCTTCGAGGCACGGCACTACGAGTAGCGGCACGGAGCGGCAGGCACCGGTCTCAGGGGCACACAGGGGCACACAGGGGCACACAGGGGCACACAGGGGTCCATAGGGGTCAGAACAAGGGCTCCGGAAGCACCCCCTCCAGCGCCAGCAGCCTCCGCTTGGTCTCCAGCCCACCGCCGAAGCCCCCGATGCCGCCGTCGCTCTCCACCACCCTGTGGCACGGCACGACCACCGGCAGCGGATTCGACCCCATGGCTATGCCCACCGCTTGGGCCGCACCAGGCTGCCCCACTCGCCGGGCCAGGTCGCCGTAGCCCACGACCGAGCCGAACGGGACACCGGAGGCCAGCTCACGCAGCACCAGGCGGTTGAATCCGGAGATCAGCGACCAGTCCAACGGCAGCTCGAAGTCGCGCCGCTCGCCCGCGAAGTACGCCCCCACCTGGCGTATCGCCTCGGTCAGCAGCGGCGAGGCGGGGGATTCGACGGGCTCGGTACCGAGGCGGGACGCGAGCCGGTCGAGCGCCTTGTCGCGCACCGCGTCCGTGGCGTGGAACACGATGTTCACCAGGCCGTCGTCCGTCGCGGCCAGCAGCAGCGGACCGATGTCCGTCCCGACGACGGCCCACACGACCTGCCGCTCGTACTGCCCATGGCTGTTCATGCGACCACCGTACGGCCGGGCACTGACATTGATGCTGATACTCGGGTTCCGGAGGCAACGCCCGTGGCGTGGGCTCCCGGCTCGGAGCCCACGCACGGGCGGGACCGCTCGGCGGCCTTGTGCCTTCAGCGACTCTTTGTCAGCTCTTCGTCGCCTTCCTGACCACGTCGGGCTTGTTCGTGATGATGCCGTCCACGCCGTACTCCGCCATCTGTCGGGCGTCGGCCGCGGTGTTCACGGTCCAGGTCAGGACCTCCAGCGGCCTGCCGTGCGGCCCGTCGAACGCCTGGACGGAGGCGACGTACCCCCTGGAGATGGTCATGTACGAGGGATTGATCTGATCGGCGAACGTCGCGTACTCGGCCAGTTCGGCGATCTTCGGAGTGCCGAGGAAAGCGGTTCTGACGCCCGGACGCAGCTCGTGGACCGTCCGCACGGTGGCGGCGCTGAAGCTCTGGACCACCAGACGACTCCGCAGGCGCGCCGGGCTGAGCCAGCCCTCGTTACTGAGGACCTTGAGCGTCTGCCGTTCGATGCCCGGGTAGAGCTGGGGGTTCTTGATCTCCAGGACGAGCTTCTGGTTGTTGCGCGACACCCGCGTCATGTACTGCTCAAGCGTCGGCACGCGCGCGCCCGCGTAGCGCGTGCCGAACCAGCTGCCCGCGTCCAGGCGGGAGATCTCCTTGGATGTGAAGTCCCGCACGTTCCAGGGCGCCCGGCGCGGATACAACTCCTCCACATTCGTCGTGCGCGCGAGCGTGGCGTCGTGGATGACGACGAGTTCGCCGTCCTTGGTGCGCTGCACGTCGTTCTCCACCCAGGAGAAGCCCATGTCGGCGGCCATGTCCACGGCGGCCAAGGTGTTCTCCGGGGCGTACGCGGAAGCTCCGCGGTGGGCGACGACGAGCGGTCTGTCGTCATCTGCCGCCGCCTGCGCGGTGGGGGCGGGCAACAGGAGGACGGCGGTTCCGATGAACGCGGTGGCCGCGGCGGCAACTGCGCGTACGTGCATGCGTACTCCTCGCGTCGAGCGATCACGGTCAGCTCAAGGGTGACAGCAGAGGGTCAACGGAAGAGGGGTGCAGGATGGCCATCAATTGAATGGAGTTGCCTAAGTCCGCTCACGGGCGCCGCACAAGTGGGGCAAGGACGTGTTTCTTTGCCGGAAAATCGTTCGACCATTCCGGTGGGGGTCATACTCTCTGCGACACCCCTGACCGCTGGCGGTCCCGGGGCCGGGGGATCACAGCGAATTCAGGGACGCGTCAGGGCGGGAAAGGCAGCCGCGAATGCAGGGCACGGTCGACGGCTTCAGCTATGGACTCGTCACACCCTTGGTGGCCTATCTCATGGCCTGCCTCGGGGGTGCACTCGGTCTGCGCTGCACCACAAGAGCGATGCTCGTCGGCGGCTCCTGGAGAATCGGCTGGCTCGCCCTCGGGTCGGCGGCCATCGGCTCCGGCATATGGACGATGCACTTCGTCGCGATGATGGGCTTCAAGGTCGTCGAGACACCGGTCCACTACGACGCGCCGACAACGTTCGCGAGCCTCGCCGTGGCGATCGTCATGGTCGGCATCGGGATCTTCATGGTCGCCTCCAAGGGGGCGACCGGAGCGGCGCTGTTCAGCGGCGGCGCCATCACCGGTCTGGGCATCGCCTCCATGCACTACCTGGGCATGGCCGGCATGCGCCTCAACGGCAGACTCGAGTACAACACCGTCACCGTGGCGGCCTCGGTCGCGATCGCCGTCGTGGCCGCGATCGCCGCTCTGTGGGCCGCCGGACAGGTGCGCGGCTTCCTGTGGAGCGTGGGCGCCAGTCTCGTCATGGGCGTCGCGGTCAGCGGCATGCACTACACCGGCATGGCCGCCCTCAGCGTTCGTCTACACGCGATGACCGACGCAACCCCGGCCGGGGACTCGCCCGCCACCTTGTTGGCCCCGCTCATGGTCGGCCCGCTCCTCTTCCTGCTCCTGGCGGGTGCCGTCGTGATGTTCGACCCGCTGATGATCATGGACAAGGCCCGTGGCGTCCCCGTCGAGCGGCGACCGGGCATCCCGGCCCACACCGTCACCGCGCACACCACCCGGCGGCCTCTCGCCCGCATCGGCCGGCAGCGCGGCGACCGCAGTACCCGCACCCCGCAGAACTGGTGACGCGAACCCCGTTGTCAGTGGGGGGTCGTACGGTGGATTCATGCG belongs to Streptomyces graminofaciens and includes:
- a CDS encoding methylated-DNA--[protein]-cysteine S-methyltransferase, producing MNSHGQYERQVVWAVVGTDIGPLLLAATDDGLVNIVFHATDAVRDKALDRLASRLGTEPVESPASPLLTEAIRQVGAYFAGERRDFELPLDWSLISGFNRLVLRELASGVPFGSVVGYGDLARRVGQPGAAQAVGIAMGSNPLPVVVPCHRVVESDGGIGGFGGGLETKRRLLALEGVLPEPLF
- a CDS encoding carbohydrate kinase family protein, producing MSGPAGRAGGALLVVGDIVTDVVARHRGPLAPGTDTAAAIRTLPGGAGANVACWAAHSGCADVRLLGRVGTDAAAWHERELRASGVRPHLVVDPEAATGTVICLVDTGDAGERTFLTDSGASLRLDPDDWSPTLLDGVARLHLSGYLFFSEPSRALVAVALESARARGVPVSVDPASAGFLTGLGVDRFLELAEGVDVLLPSLDEACLLTGLPDPDDAAAKLSRHVPLVVAKLGADGALIARAGAVRARVPAAPATPRDTTGAGDAFTGAFLAALLAGAEAEEAAAEGCRAGASAVEKVGGRPPARG
- a CDS encoding VOC family protein, producing MTDNTTRLDHVVLWVRDPVTAADFYEKAVGLEPVRIPEFISGEAPFPSVRLNDETILDLMPLTAAEHMKMLPGAADSSGHPVNHVCLALPGGAFDELRTRLTERSAPVSDLSYDSFGARGKAKRSFYFRDPDGNVFEARHYE
- a CDS encoding glycerophosphodiester phosphodiesterase; amino-acid sequence: MHVRAVAAAATAFIGTAVLLLPAPTAQAAADDDRPLVVAHRGASAYAPENTLAAVDMAADMGFSWVENDVQRTKDGELVVIHDATLARTTNVEELYPRRAPWNVRDFTSKEISRLDAGSWFGTRYAGARVPTLEQYMTRVSRNNQKLVLEIKNPQLYPGIERQTLKVLSNEGWLSPARLRSRLVVQSFSAATVRTVHELRPGVRTAFLGTPKIAELAEYATFADQINPSYMTISRGYVASVQAFDGPHGRPLEVLTWTVNTAADARQMAEYGVDGIITNKPDVVRKATKS
- a CDS encoding pseudouridine-5'-phosphate glycosidase, with protein sequence MLVVSEEVREAVDARRPVVALESTIIAHGLPRPRNLQVALELEDVVRQEGAVPATIAVLDGKPHVGLDKEQLERVANEDGIRKLGHRDLPLAVASGVSGATTVSATALLAALAGVRVFATGGLGGVHREWTVTQDESADLGLLARTRITVVCAGVKSILDVPATLQRLETLGVAVAGYGTERFPGFYLSDSGYPVEWALDSPGAVAEVMRAQDALDVPESALIVANPVPEEEQLDPELHARVLADALAACETEGVTGQAVTPFLLDYLVRHTDGASLSANLAAVRGNVRLAARIAGAWATV
- a CDS encoding MHYT domain-containing protein translates to MQGTVDGFSYGLVTPLVAYLMACLGGALGLRCTTRAMLVGGSWRIGWLALGSAAIGSGIWTMHFVAMMGFKVVETPVHYDAPTTFASLAVAIVMVGIGIFMVASKGATGAALFSGGAITGLGIASMHYLGMAGMRLNGRLEYNTVTVAASVAIAVVAAIAALWAAGQVRGFLWSVGASLVMGVAVSGMHYTGMAALSVRLHAMTDATPAGDSPATLLAPLMVGPLLFLLLAGAVVMFDPLMIMDKARGVPVERRPGIPAHTVTAHTTRRPLARIGRQRGDRSTRTPQNW